The following are encoded in a window of Primulina huaijiensis isolate GDHJ02 unplaced genomic scaffold, ASM1229523v2 scaffold3245, whole genome shotgun sequence genomic DNA:
- the LOC140968121 gene encoding cytochrome P450 98A2-like, whose protein sequence is MALPLLILAFLTIFVAYKLYLRFRFKLPPGPRPLPIVGNLYDFKPVLVRCFQDWSKVYGPIVSVFFGSQHSVIVHTPELAKQVLKDNDLQLAYRNRTRQIAKVSRNGMDLIWSDYGPHYVKVRKLCTLELFSMKRIDALRPIREDEVTAMIESIFKDCTENKGKPLVLREYLGMMAFLHITRLTFGKRFMDENGVVDEQGQELKEILHEGIRLSSRKSFFAEFIPLLRFLNSDNEALAKVNARTDNFTKRIMEEHTLARQKTGNTKSHFVDALLTLQKEYELSEDTIISLLWDMISAGMDTTSITVEWAMAEMVRNPRVQHKIQEELDRVVGTDRIMTESDIANLPYLQRTIKECFRMHPPTPLMLPHKASTNVKIGGYDVPKGATVSVNLWALARDPSVWKDPLEFRPERFVEEDIDMKGTDYRLLPFGSGRRICPGAQLAIFLVSSMVGHMLHHFTWTPSPGMKPEDMDMMEQPGTVTYMRTPVQAVATPRLPVNLYKRVA, encoded by the exons ATGGCGTTACCACTTCTAATCCTCGCATTTCTCACCATTTTCGTAGCTTACAAACTCTACCTACGCTTCCGATTCAAGCTTCCTCCCGGCCCCCGTCCTCTCCCAATCGTCGGGAACCTGTACGACTTCAAGCCAGTCCTCGTACGCTGCTTCCAAGATTGGTCCAAAGTATACGGACCCATCGTCTCCGTTTTCTTCGGGTCGCAGCACAGCGTTATAGTCCACACCCCTGAGTTGGCAAAACAGGTTTTGAAAGATAATGATCTGCAGTTGGCGTACAGGAACAGGACGAGGCAGATTGCGAAGGTCAGCAGAAATGGGATGGATTTGATTTGGTCAGATTATGGGCCTCACTATGTTAAAGTTAGGAAGCTGTGTACGCTTGAGCTTTTCTCGATGAAGAGGATTGATGCGTTGAGACCCATTAGAGAAGATGAGGTTACGGCTATGATTGAATCCATTTTCAAGGATTGTACTG AAAATAAGGGCAAACCTTTGGTGTTGCGCGAGTACTTGGGAATGATGGCGTTTCTTCACATAACGCGACTCACTTTCGGGAAAAGATTCATGGACGAAAATGGTGTCGTTGATGAACAGGGACAAGAATTGAAGGAAATTCTTCACGAGGGAATTAGGTTGAGCTCAAGAAAATCTTTCTTTGCGGAGTTCATCCCTTTGCTACGATTCTTGAACTCCGACAATGAGGCACTTGCGAAGGTTAATGCTCGCACCGACAACTTTACTAAGAGGATCATGGAAGAACACACTCTTGCACGACAGAAGACGGGGAATACCAAGAGCCATTTTGTCGACGCGCTGCTAACGCTGCAAAAGGAGTATGAGCTCAGTGAGGACACCATTATCAGTCTCCTTTGG GATATGATCTCCGCTGGCATGGATACCACTTCTATCACCGTGGAATGGGCGATGGCCGAGATGGTTAGGAACCCGAGGGTTCAACACAAGATTCAGGAGGAGCTCGACCGTGTGGTTGGTACGGACCGCATCATGACGGAATCGGATATAGCCAATCTCCCTTACTTGCAACGCACAATAAAGGAATGCTTTAGGATGCACCCTCCAACCCCACTGATGCTCCCTCACAAGGCCAGTACCAATGTCAAGATCGGTGGCTATGATGTCCCGAAAGGAGCCACCGTAAGCGTCAACTTGTGGGCACTTGCTAGGGATCCTTCGGTGTGGAAAGACCCTCTAGAGTTCAGACCCGAACGGTTCGTTGAGGAGGATATCGACATGAAGGGCACCGATTATCGGCTACTTCCCTTTGGTTCAGGTAGGCGTATATGCCCCGGTGCGCAGCTTGCTATATTTTTGGTGAGCTCTATGGTAGGACACATGCTGCACCATTTCACCTGGACTCCATCGCCTGGAATGAAGCCTGAAGACATGGACATGATGGAACAACCTGGGACTGTCACTTACATGAGAACTCCTGTTCAAGCTGTTGCCACTCCAAGATTGCCTGTGAATTTGTACAAGCGTGTGGCATAG